The genomic region GAGGAGCTCCGCCAGGTCGTTGCGGTGGGGTAACTAGCGCTCCCAAACGCGGTGGGACGCCAGCAGCTCCTTGACCGGCTCGGCCGCCGCATCCGCGGAGTCGACGACAGTGATGCCCGGCTGGTCTGCGGGAACGCGCGCGGCCTCGAGCGCCTGCTTGCCTGTCTCGCCGACGGCGATGATGGCCTTCTTGTGGCGCTCAAACTCGCCCAGCATGGTGTCCACGTCGGGCGTCGCCGGCGGGTTGACCACCACGGCAGCGTCAAACTCGATGGAGCTTGCGGTCAGGTAGGTGCGCGAGATCGGGGTGTCCTTTCCGCCCAACTTCACTGTGCCGCCCTTTTCTGCAACCAGGAGCGGGGTGGTGCCGGCGGCGGAGAGCTCGTCGACAAGCTTGCCCACGGCTGCGGCCTCGTCGCCAGCCAGCTCGGTGGAGATGAGCACGCCGATCTGGCGGCCGTCGATAGGCCAGGTGCCACCCATCTGGGACAGTGCCTCAGACGGTGTGACGTCCGCGACCTCCTGCTTCGCCGGATGCGCCAGGCCCAGGTTGTCGGCCACCGTCTCAGCCAGAGCCTGGTCCACGTGGGCGAGCACCTCGAGGTAGCGCGTCTTCACGGACTCCTCGTAGCACTTGCCCAGCTCAAACGACAGTGCCTGGGTCAGGTGCTCCTGCTCCACGTCGTTCAGGGAGATGTAGAACAGGCGCGCCTGGGAGAAGTGGTCGTCGAAGGACGCCGGGTGCTCGCGAGTGATCTCGCCTTCCACGGCGACGGGGACGTCGATAAACGCGCCCTCGTCCTCGGTCGCCTCGGACGGTGCGCCGCCGTCGAGCGTGTTCGGCTTGTACGGGGCGACGCCGGTGTGGGAGGCCACCTGGTGCATGCCGTCGCGCAGGTTGTCATTGACCGGCGCCTGCGGCCGGTTGATCGGCAGCTGCGCAAAGTTCGGCCCGCCCAGACGCGAAATCTGGGTGTCCAGGTAGGAAAACAGGCGGCCCTGCAGCAGCGGGTCGGCGGTGACGTCGATACCCGGAGGCAGGTGGGACGGGCAGAACGCGACCTGCTCAACTTCCTCGAAGTAGTTGCGCGGGTTCTTGTTCAGCGTCATCGTGCCGATGACCTCCACCGGAGCGAGCTCCTCCGGCACCAGCTTGGTCGGGTCGAGCAGGTCAATGCCCTCGAACATCTGGTCCTCAGTGTCCGGGAAGACCTGCACTCCCAGATCCCACTGCGGGAAAGCGCCGGCCTCGATGGCGTTGTAGAGGTCGCGGCGGTGGAAGTCCGGGTCCATGCCGCCGGTGATCTGCGCTTCTTCCCAAACCTGGGAGTGCACGCCGAACTTCGGCTTCCAGTGGAACTTCACCAGGGAGGTCTCGCCCGCGTCGTTGATGAAGCGGAAGGTGTGGATGCCGAAGCCTTCCATCATGCGCAGCGAGCGCGGGATACCGCGATCCGACATGTTCCACAGCGTGTGGTGGGTGGCCTCGGTGTGCTGGCCCACAAAATCCCAGAAGGTGTCGTGTGCGGACTGAGCCTGGGGGATCTCGCGGTCCGGGCGGGGCTTGCCCGCGTGGACGACGTCCGGGAACTTAATGGCGTCCTGGATGAAAAAGACCGGGATGTTGTTGCCCACCAGGTCCCAGTTGCCCTCTTCGGTGTAGAACTTGGTGGCCCAGCCGCGGGTGTCGCGCACGGAATCGGCGGAGCCGCGCGAGCCCAGCACGGTGGAGAAGCGCACGAAGACCGGGGTCTCGGCGTCCTTCTTGAACACCTTGGCCTTGGAAATCTTCGAGGCGTTGCCGTTGGCTACGAACGTGCCGTGCGCACCCACGCCGCGGGCGTGGACGGCGCGCTCCGGGATGCGCTCGTGGTCGAAGTGGGTGATCTTCTCGCGGAAGTGGTGGTCCTGCACTAGCAGCGGGCCGCGCTCGCCGGCGCGCAGGGACTTCGAAGTCTCGCTCAAGCGCGCACCCTGGGACGTGGTCAGGTACTCGCCCTGCTGCGAACGCGGGTCCGCGTCGCTGGCGCCGATGTGGAACGGGCAGCCGGTGGGGGACACGGCGGCCGGGCCCTGCTGTTCCGGCGCGTCCTGGGGCGGGTTTTGGTTCTTGTCGGTCATCTCAATCCACCTCTTCGTTGATATGCGGGGACGTGGCCGAGGGTAGGGGCGTTCGACGTGGGTGTGTCGGACAAGCATTCAAGATCGGCGGTGGAGTGCGCGGTGGGCGGAACGAACGTCGACAAGCAATATGCTCGGGGGCATGACTGTGCGCGACATTCAAGCCATCCAGGACGCGGTGGAGCAATACTGGCCGAACGTGCGCTGGGTGGAATCCACCGGCTCTACAAACGCAGACCTGCTCAAAGAAGGTGCACCGGGCACCGTGCTCATCGCCGACGAACAAACCGCGGGGAAGGGGCGCCTGGGCCGCCAGTGGGTCTCGCCGAAAGGTTCCCAGCTGGCCATGAGCATGGTGGTGGAGGTGGGCGCGACCCCGCCGCCGTTCGGGCTGCTGTCCATCGCTCCGGGGGTGGCCGTGACCGACGTGGTGCCGCAGGCGCAGCTGAAGTGGCCCAACGACGTGCAGATAGGCGGCAAGAAGATCGCCGGCATCCTGTCTGCGCTGGACATGCCGCGGGTGATCGTGGGCATCGGCATCAACGTGGCCATGCGGCGCGAAGAGTTGCCGGTGGAGACTGCCACGGCGCTCAACCTCGAGGGCATCGAGGTGGATTTCGACGACTTCACCGCCGACATCCTGCTGGCCATGGGCAAGAGGCTGACCCAGTGGCGCGAGGGCGACCCCCAGCTGCTGGAGGACTACCGCGCGGTGTGCGCCACCATCGGCCAGCAGGTGCGGCTGGAAATGCGCGAGGGGGAAGAGACCGTCCGCGGCATGGTCACCGGGGTCAACGACCAGGGCGAAGTGCTTATCGACGGCGCCGCGTACTCGGTGGGCGACGTCCACCATCTGCGGCCGACGTCCTAGGTGTGCAGTACCCTGCCTGGTTATGTCCGGCAAAGCACCGTTTCGCGTTGGCGGGGACGAAGTGGTCCTCGCCGACGTGTGCGCGCCGATTTCCTCGCTGACCATCCCGCTGTTGGAAGTCGTAGCCGTCACCGGCGTGGCGTGGATGGCTATCGGCTGGATGGACGTGACCCCGCACGTGGATGCGGGCATGCGCAACATCGTGGTGCTCGTCTGGGCGCTGTTGGTGTTGTGGCGGTTTGTCCTCCCGCTGGTGGCGTCGCGAAGGCGGCGCTTCATCCTCACCGACAAGCGCATCCTCGCCCGCGGCCGGCGCGGGGCAGTGGATTCGATCCCGCTGCGCCAGATCCATTCCGTGCGCCGGGAGCACGGCGGGTTGCAGGTGGCGGTGTACGGATACGCGCAACCGGTCGTGTTTGAGCGGGTGGGCCGGACCCGCGCCGTAGAGAAGGCGGTCCAGCGCGCACTCACCGGGCAGCGCCAGCGTTAGGCGCCGGGTGCGCCGCTAGCGCGTCGCCTCGTCTTTGATTTCGGTGGTGTGCAGCT from Corynebacterium fournieri harbors:
- a CDS encoding catalase, which translates into the protein MTDKNQNPPQDAPEQQGPAAVSPTGCPFHIGASDADPRSQQGEYLTTSQGARLSETSKSLRAGERGPLLVQDHHFREKITHFDHERIPERAVHARGVGAHGTFVANGNASKISKAKVFKKDAETPVFVRFSTVLGSRGSADSVRDTRGWATKFYTEEGNWDLVGNNIPVFFIQDAIKFPDVVHAGKPRPDREIPQAQSAHDTFWDFVGQHTEATHHTLWNMSDRGIPRSLRMMEGFGIHTFRFINDAGETSLVKFHWKPKFGVHSQVWEEAQITGGMDPDFHRRDLYNAIEAGAFPQWDLGVQVFPDTEDQMFEGIDLLDPTKLVPEELAPVEVIGTMTLNKNPRNYFEEVEQVAFCPSHLPPGIDVTADPLLQGRLFSYLDTQISRLGGPNFAQLPINRPQAPVNDNLRDGMHQVASHTGVAPYKPNTLDGGAPSEATEDEGAFIDVPVAVEGEITREHPASFDDHFSQARLFYISLNDVEQEHLTQALSFELGKCYEESVKTRYLEVLAHVDQALAETVADNLGLAHPAKQEVADVTPSEALSQMGGTWPIDGRQIGVLISTELAGDEAAAVGKLVDELSAAGTTPLLVAEKGGTVKLGGKDTPISRTYLTASSIEFDAAVVVNPPATPDVDTMLGEFERHKKAIIAVGETGKQALEAARVPADQPGITVVDSADAAAEPVKELLASHRVWER
- a CDS encoding biotin--[acetyl-CoA-carboxylase] ligase, whose protein sequence is MTVRDIQAIQDAVEQYWPNVRWVESTGSTNADLLKEGAPGTVLIADEQTAGKGRLGRQWVSPKGSQLAMSMVVEVGATPPPFGLLSIAPGVAVTDVVPQAQLKWPNDVQIGGKKIAGILSALDMPRVIVGIGINVAMRREELPVETATALNLEGIEVDFDDFTADILLAMGKRLTQWREGDPQLLEDYRAVCATIGQQVRLEMREGEETVRGMVTGVNDQGEVLIDGAAYSVGDVHHLRPTS